The sequence ATAATTTGCGGATTTCTATTCTCCTGTGATAATACAATAGATATTGATGCGGATTTTACTGAGCAAATGTATGTTTACGGTTTGCTCGACGATAGCGATTCAATGCAATACATCCGCATTCAAAAATCATTTTTACAAAGTGGTGTTAGTCCTTATGACTTAGTAGGTGATTACCAAAATATTTATTATCAACCGGATGAAATTTCTGTGGAAGTTGAAGAATGGAAAGATAATATTTTACTACGCAGTTGGAATCTTGAAGTAATTAATGGAGATACAATTGGTATTTTAAAAGACAAAGGATTGTTTGCTTCTTCGCCCAACATACTTTACAGATTCAATGCGCAATTAGATAAGTATGCGCAGTATAAATTTATAGCTGTAAATAATATTACCGGATTAATTACCACTGCAGAAACCAAATTAGTGGATTCATTTGCAGTATTATTTCCAACAGTATCTATTCCGGGATTTGACTTTACGGATGCAGGAGAAATTTATTACCTCTGCAGATATGCAGTGAATGCAAGACTCTATGATTTGAAAATGCGATTGTATTATCAGGAAGTAAATATCGAAAGTGGAGAGGCAACAGATGAATACATTGATTGGACAATTTTTAAGAATATAATAGGAGACAATATGCTTGGAACTGGCATTATTGCGTATGGTATTAATGCAAATGCTTTTTACAATTTTGTTGCAGCAGTATTAGAACCGAATGCAGAAGTAACCCGGGAATTTCAAAAAATTATATACACATTTTATGCAGGCGGAGAGGAGATGTATTTACATTATATAAACCTGATGGCAAACATCAACATCACAAGTCAATATGCATTTTCAATGTATTCCAATATTGAAAATGGCAATGGCTTATTCTCTTCAATTTATACCAGGGAACTTCCTGATATGATTATTTCTGCAGAGTCTATTGATACGTTAGCATGTGGAAGACTTACCGGAAATCTCGGCTTTAAATCATCCCCTTCTAATCCCGCTTATCCTGAATGTAGCGAATAGACTTTTTACGGATAGATGTCATATTTGGCTTTCATTTCTTATATCTTTGCGCCCGATGAAAAAATTTCTTTTTGCCGCCGGACTTATACTCACATGGTTTATTCATGGATGTACTACTGACTTTGATCTGAATGCAGACTTTCAGGAAACTCCGGTTGTGTATGGCTTATTAGATCCTACAATTCCTGTAAATTATATTAGAATTAACCGTGCTTATTTAAATGATAGTATAGATGGTTTAACGCTTGCAGCAGATCCCAATGAAATTTATTATGGTGATGAATTAACTGTTAAGCTTGAATATTATGATACCTATGGCAATTTTCAAGGAAGCAGTTTTTTAGAACGTGTTGATGGCGATACTTTAGGCATTCCAAAAAATAGTGGAACGTTTGCAAATATTCCAAATATACTTTACAGATATTCTGATACATTAAATGAAGATTTTACATATCGGCTGATTGTTGTTAATACAGAATCCGGCAAATCAGTGTATAGCGAAACACCAATTATCAATGATTTTCTAATAGTGCGACCTAATGAAGAATCTATTTTTCCGCAGGCTATTAGTATATCTCCAAATGGCTTTTATCAGTTTGCTTTTAACAATGCAAAGGATGCTGCGATTTATGATATTACCATGCGCATTCATTATCGTGAAGGAACTTATGTTCCTGCAACAGGAGATTTTGTAGATATGGTTTCTAAAGAAATTGACTGGAAGTTTGTAAAGAACTTAAGTACTATTAGCAGCGGTCCCGGTGAATTAATTACTTACGATATTCAAGGTCCGGCATTCTACAATTTTCTTAAAAATAATTTTTTCGCTAATCCTGATCCTAATTTTATTAGACTGGCAGATTCGGCTCAATTTATTATGGATGCAGGCGGTGAAAGTTTTTATAAATACATTCAATACAGTAGTGCTACTCTCGGCTTAAATGAAGGTCAGGTGATATTAGAATATACCAATGTGGATGGCGGCTTAGGTATTTTATCCGGCAGATATAAAAAAATTAGCAAGATATATCCCTTCACAATTCAAACACGTGACTCTATAGGATGCAGCACTGTAACTCAAGGATTAAATTTTGCTCCGGATCAATCAACACCTTCATTTCCTTTTTGCGATTAACTGTCTTTTTGTCACCGGTATAGTCTTCATTTGACTATATTTTTCCTAATTGTCATTTGCATTTGCTCTATTTTCCAATGGCACAAACATTGACAAACCCTACTCGTTGATAAAATAATTTCAAACGAAAAAAACTATACAATGGGAAAAATAATAGGAATAGACCTCGGAACTACCAACTCTTGCGTAGCCGTTATGGAAGGTAACGAACCGGTGGTAATACCAAATGAAGAAGGCAGAAGAACAACACCTTCAATCGTGGCTTTTTTAGATAATGGCGAACGCAAAATCGGTGATCCTGCAAAGCGTCAGTCAATTACTAATCCGCTAAAAACAATTATGAGTATTAAGCGCTTCATGGGGCATCGTTTCAGTGAAGTAGATAATGAAGCTAGCATGATGAGTTACTCAGTTGTGCGTGGTGATAATGATACTGCTCGTGTGAAAATCGGCGACAGATTATATACACCTCAGGAAATCAGTGCAATGATTTTGCAGAAGATGAAAAAAGTAGCTGAAGATTATCTGGGTACAGAAGTTACCGAAGCGGTAATTACAGTTCCGGCATACTTTAATGATTCACAACGTCAGGCTACAAAAGAAGCGGGTGAAATTGCAGGCCTAACTGTTAAACGTATTATTAACGAGCCAACTGCAGCAGCACTTTCTTATGGTTTGGATAAGCGCCATAAGGATATGAAAATCGCTGTGTTCGATTTAGGTGGTGGAACTTTTGATATATCTGTTCTTGAATTAGGTGATGGTGTATTTGAAGTGAAATCTACAAATGGTGATACGCATTTAGGTGGTGATGATTTTGATAAAGTGATTACGGATTGGTTGGCTGAAGAATTTAAAAAAGAAGAACCAACAATTGATTTGCGCAAAGATCCAATGGCATTACAACGTTTAAAAGAAGCTTCTGAAAAAGCGAAGGTTGAATTATCTTCTTCCATGGAGACAGAAATTAATTTGCCCTATGTAACTGCAGTTGATGGAGTGCCTAAACACTTGGTTAAAAAAATATCCAGAGCAAAATTTGAGCAACTTTCAGATGCATTAGTTAAACGTACATTAAAACCATGTGAAGCAGCATTGAAAGATGCCGGTTATAGTAAATCAGATATTGATGAAGTGATTTTGGTGGGAGGTTCAACTCGTATTCCAAAAATTCAACAAGTGGTAGAAGAATTTTTTGGTAAGAAACCATCTAAAGGTGTAAACCCCGATGAAGTAGTTGCAATTGGTGCAGCCATTCAAGGTGGTGTACTTACAGGTGAAGTAAAAGATGTGTTGCTGTTAGATGTAACTCCACTATCTCTTGGTATTGAAACTATGGGTGGTGTATTTACAAAATTGATTGAATCCAACACAACAATTCCTTCAAAGAAAAGTGAAGTATTTTCTACAGCAGCAGATAATCAACCGAGTGTTGAAATACATATTTTGCAAGGCGAACGTCCGATGGCAAAAGATAACCGCAGCATAGGAAGATTTTTACTTGATGGCATTCCACCTTCAAGAAGAGGTACTCCACAAATTGAAGTAACATTTGATATAGATGCAAACGGAATTTTACATGTAGGTGCAAAAGATAAAGGCACAGGTCGTGAGCAAAGTATTCGTATCGAAGCATCAACGGGATTAAGTGATGAAGAAGTAAAACGTATGCGTGATGAAGCAAAAGCAAATGAGGAAACGGATAAAGTAGCGAAAGAAAAAGTAGAAAAAATGAATCGTGCAGATGCGATGATTTTTGATACAGAAAAGCAATTGACTGAGTACGGTGATAAGCTAAGTCCGGAAACAAAGCAACCGATAGAAGCAGCGTTAAATGAATTGCGTGAAGCACATAAAAGTCAGGATGTAACAGCAATAGATGCAGCGTTGGAAAAACTGAATCAGGTTTGGCAAAGTGCTTCTCAGGAAATGTATAAAGCACAGGAACAAGCAGGAGCTAATGCTGATCCAAATGCAAATGCAAATCAGGAGAATCCAAATTCCGATAATCAGAATGCTACTGATGATGTAGAATATGAAGAAGTAGATCAAAATAAATAATAAGAAATAGTTAAAGTGAAAGGCCATCCGAGAGGGTGGCTTTTTTTATGGAGGATGATTGAAAACTTTAAAGAGCTTTATTCGGCAATAAAAGAATCTCGCCAAGTTCTTCTCAAATATTTTTGTCTAAATATGTCTAAACACAAATTAATTTGTCTAAATAAATCAAAAAGTGTCTAAATAGATTTAAAAGTGTCTAAATAATTTAATTTTCCAGACGCTGTTTGGAAAATTCATTTTCAATTTTTTTTTGTCAATTCATTAATAATAAAAAATACTCTGTAGAAAAACATCCTCACCTCACATACTCCAACAACGATTTTAATCCTTCATCATTCGGCCATTGTTTTAGTGCAATCATTAATGTATTGAATGCAGCTTGTTTATCATTTAGTTTTAGAAGAATTAAAACATAATTGTAGTAATACGTTGGGTTGGCATTTAATGTAATTGCTTTTGATAAATACTTTGCGGCATCGCTATAATTATTTTCTTCACTTGCAAGTAAGGCAGCATAATAAAAACCTAAATCATTTTCAGGATGTAACTGCATCATTAAATTTAATTGCTCACGAGTTTTTTCTGGCTGTGCAAGTTGACTATACACAACAGATAAATTCAATCGTGGTCCTTCTAATAATTTATCCATATCTAATGCTAATAAATAATGATATTCTGCGGTTTTTAAATCACCTAATTCCTGATAATATTCGCCTTTAATAACTTGCCCTGAGGCAAAGTCTGCATTCGCCATTAAGTATTCTAAATATTCTGATTGAGTAGAAGAATAGGAGGTAAGATATTGATCTTCAATTTTCATAATCTGCGGATTTGCAAGCGTACGAAATGCAGCCAACCTCACCGCCCGAACCGGATCTGTTAATCCTTTCAACAATACCGAAATATTTATTTGTTCTCGATAAGCTAATAGTTCTGTATATGCACTTGCTCTGATAATTTCCGATGCATTATTTGTTGCTTCAACTATTGTATTTAATGCTTGTGGTTGATTTAAATCTGCTAAGTAAGTTATAGCCGTGGCTTTTACAATTGCATTCACTGCGGTGTCAATCATTAATTTTTGCAAGTGTGCTAAAGAGGTATTGTTGAGTTCGCTTCCGGGAATCAGATCATCAGAAAAATGATATTTACGATTTGGTCCATACCAATTTTTTACTGCTTCTGCTGCCCATTCATTCGATTTATTTTCATGACAACTATTGCATGCATTGGGAGTTCCGAATTCAACACTTTGGTCGGGACGTGGAACTCTGAAACTATGATCGTGACGAAAATCATTCACCATATAATATCTGCCATCCATGTGGCAATTCATACACTTGGAACCTAAGGATTCTTCCGCATGAAAATGATGTGATGGACTATCATATTTTGGCTCATGACATTGCAGACAAAGTGCATTGCCTTCAAACTTTATTTTTGCGGAATGCGGATCATGGCAGTCTGTACAAGTAACTCCATAGCGATACATTTTACTCGATAAAAAAGAAGCGTATTTATAAACTTCACCCATCTGCTGTCCATCGGCAAAATAATATGCAGTAGTTAATAAATCCGGCAAATAAAATTGCATAAAATCTGTGTGCGGATTATTATCCATAGTAAGTGTTGTTCTTCTTCCATGACAAGTGCCACAAACACTTAATTGTAATTCCTGATGTTCTTTTCCAAGTTTTGCGTAATAGGTATTTGTATATTTTTTATCAGACTGCATTGTAGCCACATGTTGTTCTCCCGGTCCATGACATGCTTCACAACTCACATTAATTATATCGTATGTGGTGTTATAACTGCGAGTACTTTCTGTAAAATTTTTCTGCACGTTTGTACTGTGGCAGGAAGCACACATGGTATTCCATACTTGCGCAACTCCCGTCCAATGCAACCAATCATTTGTTGGAATAATTGTATCCGGAGATTGATGAAACCATTTATTTTCTTTTGTATCCCACGAAACTCGTAAAGTTTGATAATTACCCTTCGGAAATTTTATAAGATATTGTTGTAATGGTTCCCAACCGAAAGTGTAAGCTATTGGATATGGTGTTGAGTTACCTTCTAATTCTGTAACGTCAACCATATAAGCACTATCTGTTTTATAGAAGCGATAGGAGACACCATCGGCAGCATATTTTGTATCAGAAAAATCGCCACGCACAAATTCTGCAGTGGCAGGTTTCATTGCCAAATCATGATGGGAGCCAACCCATTTACTATGTTCTTCTGCATGGCAAGTTTTGCAAGTAATATCACCCATATAATTATTGGTGGAAGGAATAATATTACTTTCTTCAGTTTTATTTTCACTACATAACATCAAGCTCCATGCAAATAGGATTGCGAACAAAACAAACACAATAGATTTTATAATGCGAGTTGACATGCGATGAAAATTACTAAAGAATTATTCAAATAAAATTTTTGCTTTTAATAACGCAACAACAGTAAGTGAGTCTAAAATTTCTCCTGCTTCCAACATTGCATACGCTTCATCAAAAGGTAACTTGCGAATTTCCAATACTTCATCTTCGTCAGGGTTTGGTGTTGCAGATGTAAGTTCTTCACATAAATAAATATAAGCGAATTCATCAGTACATGAATTGGATACTTGCATTGTTTGAATCAATTTCCATTTTGCAGCTATCAATCCTGCTTCTTCCAGCAGCTCACGTTTTGCACTTTCTAAGGGATCAATATGTAATGGTCCGCCACCTTCAGGAATTTCCCAGGTGTATGTTTTTAATGGATATCTGTATTGACCAATCAGCCAAATATTTTTTTCTGAATCAACAGGTAAAATACCGATAGCATAATTTTTAAAATGTACAACACCATAAATGCCATCGCCGCCGGAAGGATTTTTCACCTGATGTTCACTCACTTCTATCCAGGGATTTTCATATACTTTTTCTACGGATTTTGTTTTCCATGGATTTTCCATTGGTATCAATTTTTAGTTTTAAAATTATTGGTTTACAAAAGATGATATATAATGACTGCGCAAATCTAAATTAAAATTAATGTGTGGCTGATTTAATCATTTGAAGCTACCGCAGCTAATTCATTTTCAGCACTATTTATCCTGCAAAACATTTATCAGTATAACTTTGCAAGATGTTTTTCTGGTAACTGTGGGGATAAAAATATTTTATGGATGCATCTATTGACAATTGATGACAATCTCTTGGTAAAGTATTTTTTAATTTACACCTAATTCTTCATCATAAAAACACACAGAAGAAAGCGCAAACCAATAACTGTTGAATCACAAAAAGAAAATAATTTCATCTGCTAAATATTTCGCATTACTATGCATACTTTTTTTGGGTTATGCTAATCAAAGTATTGCGCAAGTGAATGCAGCATTCACATCTGATTCTACTCAAGGGTGTGATTTTCTGGAATTGCAACTTATTAATCTTTCTACCGGTGCCACTGATTATGTGTGGCAGGTAACAGATGCCGGTGGAACTGTAATGGGAAATTCTATTTTAGAAAATCCGACTTTTTTTCTGGCAGGAGAGGGAAGTTATACAGTGCAATTAATTGCAAACGGACCCGGTGGAAGTGATACTTTGATAGTGCCTGCATTTGCAAATATCTATGCGCCACCTGTTGCAATAATCAATGCCACAGAATTAGAAGGATGTAATGGAGCCACACTCTCTTTTTCAGATGGATCGATTGCCGGTGGTTTTGGAAGTATTAGTGATCGCTATTGGGTGATAACTGGTGCGCCCGCATTTCCTGATGATCCAACAATTACTTACACATTTCCATCTCCGGGAATTTATACCGTGTATTTATTTATTAATGATGCAATTGGATGTACTGCATTTACGACAACAGAAGTTACTATCTATGAAGAAACAATTTCAAATTTTGCAGTAGATACATTCTTATCTTGCACCACACCTTTTACGGTGAGTTTTACAAACCTTTCCACAGGTTCTTCACCACTCAATTATTTATGGAATTTCGGTGATGGTTTTACATCCACTGCTGCATCACCATCGCATACGTATACTTCATTTGGAAATTTTTCTGTTTCACTTTATGTATCGAATACTTTCGGTTGTGATGATATTGTTATTTATCCAAATTATATTCAAATCAATCCGACACCTGATGTGGATTTTATTCCTTCATCCAATACTGTTTGCTCAGGAGGTTCAATAACATTTGACAACACAAGTGCATCCACAAGTGCTGTATGGTTTTGGGATTTTGGTGATGGAACTACATCCACAGAATTTGAACCCACACATACTTATACAACACCCGGAAGTTATACTGTTTCATTAACCGGAGATTTTGGTGCTGATTGTGTCGGTACTATTTCTTACACAGATATTATTACAGTAAATATTTCTCCCACAGTTATTTTTAATTCCTCTGATCCATCATCAATTTGTGAATTGCCCTATACTGTAAATTTTGGTACATCTGTAACCGGTGGACCTGTAATGTATGCATGGACTTTTGAAGATGTTGGCGGCTCGGGAACGGCATCGGGTGCATCACCACATTATACTTATGATGATTATGGTTTATTTGATGTTACAGTAACTGTTACAAATGTAAATGGATGTACTGCCACTTACAGTCAAACAGATTATGTAAGCATTGGTGAATTAACATTAACACCAGATTTTTTGCAAGTGCTTGGTTGTGTTCCAATGCCAACAAGTTTTGCTGTTAATGCAGGTGAAGAATTAGTTTCTTATTCCTGGGATTTAGGCAATGGAACTACTTCTAATTTAGCAGAACCCATCGCATTTTATACCGATACCGGTTGCTATACAATTTCTGTTACTGCAACCTCTATTAATGGATGTACAGCAACTGCAATATTTCCAAATTTTGTTTGTGTGGGGGATACTGCAACTGCGAACGTAATTGTGCCCGATACCTCTTGTCCTTCTGTTGCTATTGAAGTTTTAAATCTTCCACTTGATTCTATAATAATAAATATTGATGGCGGACTTGATCAGGTTTCCAGCAGTGCAATTGATTCAATAACATATTTCAGTATGACTGCCGGTGCGCATGAATTGGAAATTGTAACCTTTATGTATGGTTGTCGTGATACGGCGTATGCAAATATTTTTATACTTGATGTTGACGACAGCAGTTTAGTAGTTATTTATGATTGCGATAATCCATATTCAGTGCAATTTTTTATTGATACTGCATATTCAAATGCATCGTGCGGATGGGTATGGGATTTTGGTGATGGAACGCAAGATTCAATAAATGAAAATCCAATTCATATTTATAATGATCCCGGAAGTTATTCTGTAACTCTTACTTATTCTTGTATTACTTTAAATGAATGTGAAGGCAATGGATTAACAGCAAATATTACAATTCCTATCTCATCTTTTACACCTTCTTCAAACAACGGATGTGTTATTCCTTATACAATTTCATTTACAAATTTTTCTACAGATTCCTCAGCAAATGATTTAATCTATCAATGGAATTTTGGTGATGGAACCACAAGTACAGAAATTTCTCCAACACATACTTATACAGATTATGGAATCTATATTGTGAAATTAAAAGTGATTGATATCCATGGTTGTTTTGATAATTTTTTGGATACAATTTTTATCAGCGAAGTAAATGCATCATACACTGCTACTAATTATGGCGGATGTATTCCATATACATTTACAATGAACAATACAACTATAAATCCTTATGGCGCAATCGAATCTTATATCATCAATTGGGATGATGGAATTATAGATACTTTTTATTCTGCTTCTGATGTAATTTCTGTTGCACATGATTATACCATTGAAGATTATTATTATGTTTCACTTACAGTTACCAATGAATTTGGATGTGTTTCTATTTATACCGATACAATTATTGCAAGCGATCCTGTTAATGACTTTAGTGTGAATGATACCTTTCCTTGTATCGGTCAGGAAATATATTTTAATGAATTATCCTCCGGATTAGAGTTAGAATATTTATGGCATTTTGGAGATGGATCCACTTCCACAGAAGCAAATCCATCACATAGTTATAATACGTTTGGATCCTTTACTGTAGGATTACTTATTACTGATATTAATGGCTGTACAGAAGCAAAAAATAAATCATTTTATATCACCACAGATTCTGCAATCATTGATATTGCTGCAAATGCCTTAGTAGCAAATTGTAATTATGCACTCATTCAATTTACTGCATTGCCGGAAGATTCTGTATGCTCTTATTTTTGGGAATTTGGCGATGGTGGTACATCTACAGAACCCAATCCTGTGTATCCATATATTGCAGCAGGTGTATATTCTGTTGCGCTTACAATTACGAGTTGCAATGACTGTGTGAATTCAGTTGTAAAAGAAGATTTTATTACTGTTCCCGGACCCTATGGAGAAATTTCTGTAAGCGATGATTCATTATGTGTGAATGAAGAAATTACTTTTCAAATTCTTGTTGCTTCCACAGATAGTATAACCTTATATTTTGACAATGGTGATGCAATAGGATTTGATGTTGTGTTTTCTGATACGTTAACTAATATTGAAATTTCATATGGATATAATACCGATGGAAATTTTCTTCCGGTCGTGGTTGCGATGGATACAGGCGGATGTATTTCTTTGATTACACTTTCAGATTCTATTAAAATTGGAAATTATCCAATAGCGGGTTTTGATATAAGTGAAGAAACGTTTTGTGTGGGTACAATAATTACATACACTGATACATCGCAGGAAATGTCGAGTGGTGATTTATGGACTTGGAATCTCGGTGATGATACTTATGAAACCACAGAATCGGATACATTTAATTACGTGTATAATACGCCGGGTATTTATGCTGTTTCATTAATTACTGAAACTACGTTTGGTTGTGCAGATACAATTACAAATGAGTTGGAAGTGTTGCCTTATCCGATAGTTACAATTTCTGATGATACTACTATTTGTCCGGGATTTGATATTCAATTAGCAGCTACTGGAATTGGAAATTATACTTGGTCTCCGTCAACAGGATTAAATGATTCCACACTTTCAAATCCTATTGCATCACCGGAAATTACAACTACTTATTTGGTGGATGTAAATAATGGATATTGTTCTTCCTATGATTCAGTAACAATTTTTGTTGCGGATAAAATTGTGTTAGATGCAGGGCCGGATACTGGATTTTGTTTAGGTGAAGAGGTGGAATTATATGCGTTATTTTATGAAGGTGTTGATTCTGATTTTATAAATTTTTTCTGGACACCTTCTTCTTATTTAAGTGATGAAACTATTAGCAATCCCATAAGTAGTCCTTTGGAAAATATCACTTATACTTTAGTAGCATCATGTGGTACTTTAACAGATTCTGCGCAAGTTTCTATTACGGTGGAGCCATTGCCGGACATTGAAATATTGGAAGATACTATACTTATTATTCAAGGGCAATCAGTGGAGATTACAGCAGAATTTATTGGAGGAACAACACCTTCTAATTGGCTTTGGGAACCTGCTGTTGCAGTGGATTGTCCTACTTGTCAAATAGTAATTGCAGACCCAAAACAATCGGCAATATTTTCCTGTACGGCGTTTACGGAGTACGGATGTTCTGATGTGGATTTTGTATATCTGAAAGTGCGTACATGCGATAATTCTTTATTTAAATTACCAAATTTAATTACGCCAAATAATGATGGATTTAATGACAGATTTAATTTTACTTATGAAGGATTAACTGCATTTAAAAATATTCGTATCTATGATCGCTGGGGGAAAATTATGTTTCAAACAACAGATCCTGAAAATACATGGGATGGATATTTTAAAGGAAAATTATGCGATGCAGGAGTGTATGTATATGCTATGGATGTAATTTGTATTGATGGTGATTATGGTGTGATAACCGGTAACATCACTTTAATCCGATGAAAGATAATTTTCTTTAATTTTTTTTATTGCAATCGGAACTCCTTCAGTTGCATTTTTCAAAATAAATTCTGCATTATAATAATTGCTCAGCGGAGTTGCTTCCGGATTAATGATATACACTGGTGTACCACTTTGAATATATTGAATTAATGATGCCGCAGGATACACTACCATAGAAGTGCCTACAATAAAAAGTATATCTGCTTCTGCGCAAATTTTTGCGGCTTCATATAACATCGGAACTTCTTCACCAAACCAAACAATATGTGGTCGCAGTTGAGAGCCTTGTGTGCAATTATTTCCAATGATTATATCTTCCTTACATTCATAAATTAATTCTGAATTTATACTACTTCTACTTTTCAATATTTCACCGTGTAGATGCAATACATTTTTGGAACCTGCCCGTTCGTGTAAGTCATCAATATTTTGTGTTATAATAATTGTTTCAAAATAGTTTTCTAATTCCGCTAATGCGATATGTGCTGCATTGGGTTTTGCTTGTAAAATATTACGACGACGCACATTATAAAATTCTAAAACCATTGCAGGATTTTTTCTCCATCCTTCCGGAGAGGCAACATCTTCTATGTTGTGTCCTTCCCACAATCCATCATTACCTCTGAATGTAGGAATACCACTTTCTGCACTTACTCCGGCGCCTGTTAACACAACTACTTTCATTCGCAAATTTGTTTAATTGCCTTTGGAATAAATTGAATAATATCACTTGCAATTAATGAAACTTGTTGTAATGTTTCCATTGCAATATCACCGGCTAAACCATGTAGATATACTCCCAGTTTAGCAGCATCACTTTCGGAATATCCCTGTGCAAGAAATGAAGTAATAATTCCTGTCAATACATCACCACTTCCGCCAGTTGCCATACCCGGATTGCCGGTGCTGTTAAACCATGCAGTTCCATCGGGTAAAGTAATACATGTAAATGCAGTTTTATAGATAATTATCAATTGCAATTCCTGCGATTTTTTTATTTGCAATTCTAATCTGTCAAAACTATTTTCTGTTGTTCCGAATAATCTTTCAAATTCACCCGGATGCGGAGTGAGAATACTGTTGGCAGGAATGGATGAAAAAAGTGTTTTATTTTTTGCAATGATATTCAATGCATCGGCATCAATTACAAGAGGTAATTTTGCATTGGTAAAAATATTTTTAACAAGAATTTCTGTATTTGTATTTACACCTAATCCCGGACCAATACCAATACGTTTTATTTTATTTTCTGAAATAAATTCAACAATATTTTCTGTTGGAATAAACATCAGCTCCGGATATATAAAGCTGGGATTATCATTTGCAATTGTTACTAATCCGCATCCTGTTTTTAATGCTGCATAAGCACATAATAAAGCAGCGCCAGTCATCTGCTCACTTCCAGCAATAATAAGCACATTGCCGAAAATACCTTTATGATCAAATGTTTTACGAGGTTTGATTGTAGAATTTAAATCATCCGCAGTTAAAAAATAATGAGAAGAATTTGCAGATTCAATTGCATGTGTATCCAAACCAATACTTGCTACCTTCCAGGAATGTAAATGCTTATAATTTTCCGGAAAAAAGAATCCGAGTTTTGGTGTTTCAAACGTCAAACAATAATCTGCCTGAATACAATTCCAATCAAAATAGTTATCCGTTGAAAAACCGGAAGGCACATCCACCGAAATA is a genomic window of Bacteroidota bacterium containing:
- a CDS encoding NAD-dependent deacylase, translating into MKVVVLTGAGVSAESGIPTFRGNDGLWEGHNIEDVASPEGWRKNPAMVLEFYNVRRRNILQAKPNAAHIALAELENYFETIIITQNIDDLHERAGSKNVLHLHGEILKSRSSINSELIYECKEDIIIGNNCTQGSQLRPHIVWFGEEVPMLYEAAKICAEADILFIVGTSMVVYPAASLIQYIQSGTPVYIINPEATPLSNYYNAEFILKNATEGVPIAIKKIKENYLSSD
- a CDS encoding PKD domain-containing protein, translating into MNHKKKIISSAKYFALLCILFLGYANQSIAQVNAAFTSDSTQGCDFLELQLINLSTGATDYVWQVTDAGGTVMGNSILENPTFFLAGEGSYTVQLIANGPGGSDTLIVPAFANIYAPPVAIINATELEGCNGATLSFSDGSIAGGFGSISDRYWVITGAPAFPDDPTITYTFPSPGIYTVYLFINDAIGCTAFTTTEVTIYEETISNFAVDTFLSCTTPFTVSFTNLSTGSSPLNYLWNFGDGFTSTAASPSHTYTSFGNFSVSLYVSNTFGCDDIVIYPNYIQINPTPDVDFIPSSNTVCSGGSITFDNTSASTSAVWFWDFGDGTTSTEFEPTHTYTTPGSYTVSLTGDFGADCVGTISYTDIITVNISPTVIFNSSDPSSICELPYTVNFGTSVTGGPVMYAWTFEDVGGSGTASGASPHYTYDDYGLFDVTVTVTNVNGCTATYSQTDYVSIGELTLTPDFLQVLGCVPMPTSFAVNAGEELVSYSWDLGNGTTSNLAEPIAFYTDTGCYTISVTATSINGCTATAIFPNFVCVGDTATANVIVPDTSCPSVAIEVLNLPLDSIIINIDGGLDQVSSSAIDSITYFSMTAGAHELEIVTFMYGCRDTAYANIFILDVDDSSLVVIYDCDNPYSVQFFIDTAYSNASCGWVWDFGDGTQDSINENPIHIYNDPGSYSVTLTYSCITLNECEGNGLTANITIPISSFTPSSNNGCVIPYTISFTNFSTDSSANDLIYQWNFGDGTTSTEISPTHTYTDYGIYIVKLKVIDIHGCFDNFLDTIFISEVNASYTATNYGGCIPYTFTMNNTTINPYGAIESYIINWDDGIIDTFYSASDVISVAHDYTIEDYYYVSLTVTNEFGCVSIYTDTIIASDPVNDFSVNDTFPCIGQEIYFNELSSGLELEYLWHFGDGSTSTEANPSHSYNTFGSFTVGLLITDINGCTEAKNKSFYITTDSAIIDIAANALVANCNYALIQFTALPEDSVCSYFWEFGDGGTSTEPNPVYPYIAAGVYSVALTITSCNDCVNSVVKEDFITVPGPYGEISVSDDSLCVNEEITFQILVASTDSITLYFDNGDAIGFDVVFSDTLTNIEISYGYNTDGNFLPVVVAMDTGGCISLITLSDSIKIGNYPIAGFDISEETFCVGTIITYTDTSQEMSSGDLWTWNLGDDTYETTESDTFNYVYNTPGIYAVSLITETTFGCADTITNELEVLPYPIVTISDDTTICPGFDIQLAATGIGNYTWSPSTGLNDSTLSNPIASPEITTTYLVDVNNGYCSSYDSVTIFVADKIVLDAGPDTGFCLGEEVELYALFYEGVDSDFINFFWTPSSYLSDETISNPISSPLENITYTLVASCGTLTDSAQVSITVEPLPDIEILEDTILIIQGQSVEITAEFIGGTTPSNWLWEPAVAVDCPTCQIVIADPKQSAIFSCTAFTEYGCSDVDFVYLKVRTCDNSLFKLPNLITPNNDGFNDRFNFTYEGLTAFKNIRIYDRWGKIMFQTTDPENTWDGYFKGKLCDAGVYVYAMDVICIDGDYGVITGNITLIR